One genomic region from Nymphaea colorata isolate Beijing-Zhang1983 chromosome 12, ASM883128v2, whole genome shotgun sequence encodes:
- the LOC116266155 gene encoding cyanate hydratase gives MATKASLVSRLLGLKERSGKTWSQIGREMGLTNVYVAQLFRRQAQLKPHAVDSLRSAVPQMPDDLIHEMMKPPMRSYDPSLIQEPAVYRLNEAVMHFGESIKEVINEEFGDGIMSAIDFYCSVDKVKGVDGKDRVVVTFDGKYLPHVEQRAEDMVSRAPQKPS, from the exons ATGGCGACGAAGGCGAGCCTGGTTAGTCGGTTGTTGGGGCTGAAGGAAAGGTCAGGGAAAACGTGGTCGCAGATAGGGAGGGAGATGGGCTTGACGAACGTGTACGTGGCGCAGCTGTTCAGGAGGCAGGCCCAACTCAAGCCCCACGCCGTCGACTCCCTGCGCTCCGCCGTGCCGCAGATGCCCGACGACCTCATCCACGAGATGATGAAACCTCCCATGAGGTCCTACGATCCTTCCCTCATCCAAGAGCCCGCTGTGTACAG ATTGAATGAAGCTGTGATGCATTTCGGTGAGAGCATAAAGGAGGTCATCAATGAGGAATTTGGGGATGGGAT AATGTCGGCCATAGACTTCTACTGTTCTGTTGATAAAGTAAAAGGTGTTGATGGGAAAGATCGTGTAGTGGTGACGTTTGATGGAAAGTATTTACCTCATGTTGAGCAG AGAGCAGAAGACATGGTCTCAAGGGCACCACAAAAGCCTAGCTGA
- the LOC116266154 gene encoding cytochrome b561 and DOMON domain-containing protein At2g04850 has protein sequence MPPTPQSSSAPLTMYPTTIFFNHHHPLFFFLFFLLLSSSSLPSVLSSSCSLKYQDTSSSQKTFENCIKLGSQEATLAYTYFSRNSSVDLVFSGNFISPAGWVGWGINPITAGQMVGANVLIAFRDPTTTKPILLPYALSSSVKSQQSTLVSSTFTKPNITSSSLLIIGTKVQIFATLTLLPNQTKLNHIWNHGAYVQGYSPTIHPTSPADLATAKTIDVKTSTISGRGSAAAYTTRLRTAHATLNSLSWGFLLILGAVSARYLRHQLPSSDPFWFYAHVGLQMTGYAAGVAGWATGMRLGSLSEGVVHGLHRKLGTALFCLGTLQMMAMFFRPKKTHKFRKYWKSYHHLVGYACVVVAVVNVFQGFDVMQLQAGSPAKMAYCLVLSTIVGVCVALEVNGWLLFLRRNREQHSESDRESADYDDKAGGWMMAHSC, from the coding sequence ATGCCACCAACTCCACAATCCAGTTCTGCTCCTCTCACCATGTATCCAACCACCATCTTTTTCAACCATCACCAcccccttttcttcttcctcttcttcttgttacTGAGCTCCTCTTCATTGCCATCTGTCCTCTCATCAAGCTGCTCGCTCAAGTATCAGGACACCAGCAGCAGCCAGAAGACCTTTGAGAACTGCATAAAACTTGGCAGTCAGGAAGCTACCCTAGCCTACACCTACTTCTCACGGAACTCATCCGTCGACCTAGTCTTCTCCGGCAATTTCATCTCCCCCGCCGGCTGGGTGGGCTGGGGGATTAACCCAATCACGGCTGGCCAGATGGTGGGCGCCAACGTACTCATCGCCTTCCGCGACCCGACCACCACCAAGCCCATTCTGCTTCCTTACGCCCTCTCCTCATCTGTCAAATCCCAGCAATCAACCTTAGTTTCCTCCACCTTCACCAAACCAAACATcacctcttcctccctcctgATCATCGGCACCAAAGTTCAGATCTTCGCCACACTCACCCTCCTACCCAACCAGACGAAACTGAACCACATTTGGAACCATGGCGCCTATGTCCAAGGCTACTCGCCGACGATCCATCCAACGTCGCCGGCTGACCTCGCCACCGCCAAAACCATCGATGTAAAGACTAGTACCATCTCAGGGAGAGGATCCGCCGCCGCCTACACCACCAGACTCAGAACTGCACATGCCACCCTCAATTCTCTGTCATGGGGTTTTCTTCTCATCCTTGGAGCTGTGTCGGCTCGTTACCTGCGCCACCAACTTCCATCTTCCGACCCCTTCTGGTTTTACGCCCACGTCGGGCTTCAGATGACAGGCTACGCGGCAGGAGTCGCCGGCTGGGCCACCGGGATGCGTTTAGGAAGCCTTTCGGAGGGTGTGGTGCATGGACTGCACAGGAAGCTTGGCACGGCGCTCTTCTGCCTGGGGACGCTGCAGATGATGGCCATGTTCTTCCGGCCAAAGAAGACGCACAAGTTCAGGAAGTACTGGAAGTCCTACCACCACCTTGTGGGGTACGCCTGCGTGGTGGTGGCCGTGGTGAACGTGTTCCAAGGGTTCGACGTGATGCAGTTGCAAGCGGGCTCTCCTGCCAAGATGGCCTACTGCCTCGTGCTTTCCACCATTGTTGGTGTTTGCGTTGCTCTTGAAGTGAACGGCTGGTTGTTGTTCCTCAGAAGGAACAGGGAGCAGCACTCAGAGTCGGATCGGGAGTCTGCGGACTATGACGACAAAGCTGGGGGATGGATGATGGCTCATTCCTGCTAG
- the LOC116265997 gene encoding rho GDP-dissociation inhibitor 1-like yields MEDLRAGPSGSWVPKESSLERKVSDISLCDSDDDCCGENDPKENGDDGFIPSPLVPLKEHLERDKEDESLRKWKEKLLGHIDDNENCQIEPEVTFLTIGIVSDSCPEFLTSLPVERNHSNVLFTLKEGSNYRLKLTFRVKYNIVSGLTYSNAIWKGGIQVDQSKGMLGTFAPQQEPYIHMLEKETTPSGVMARGTYMAKLKFEDDDRRCHFELDYAFEIKKHC; encoded by the exons ATGGAGGATTTGAGAGCAGGACCTTCTGGTTCCTGGGTACCCAAGGAGTCGAGCCTTGAGAGAAAGGTCTCTGACATCTCATTATGTGATAGTGATGATGACTGTTGTGGGGAGAATGATCCTAAGGAGAACGGTGATGATGGTTTCATTCCAAGTCCTCTTGTTCCTCTCAAGGAGCACCTAGAACGTGACAAG GAAGATGAAAGTTTaaggaaatggaaggaaaagCTACTTGGTCATATTGATGATAATGAAAACT GTCAGATAGAACCAGAAGTCACATTCCTCACCATAGGAATTGTGTCTGACAGCTGTCCAGAATTTTTGACCTCTCTGCCCGTAGAGAGGAACCACAGCAATGTCCTTTTTACTCTCAAAGAAGGGTCAAATTATCGCCTCAAGCTAACTTTCAGGGTCAAGTATAACATTGTCTCTGGATTGACCTACTCAAATGCTATCTGGAAGGGAGGCATCCAAG TTGATCAAAGCAAAGGCATGCTGGGTACATTTGCTCCACAGCAAGAGCCTTACATTCATATGCTGGAGAAAGAGACGACTCCATCAGGAGTAATGGCACGAGGCACATACATGGCTAAGCTTAAG TTTGAAGACGATGACAGAAGATGTCACTTTGAACTTGATTATGCTTTTGAGATAAAGAAACACTGCTAG
- the LOC116265745 gene encoding protein NPGR2 yields MKDKVGLKLKKIMQCLCSGEQLKIDDMAQSPESLATRDYSVSGFSSRTGEGEPPKPDRGNIEEAESSLREGLCLNYEEARALLGRLEYQRGNIDAALHVFEGIDVAAVMPKIKLSIARKFERRKRRSHNDIAPPMTMHAVSLLLEAIFLKAKALQDLGRFKEAAQSCKVVLDTIESALPEGLPESFGADIKLQETLNKAVEMLPELWKQASYLHEAIASYRRALLVHWNLDPETCARIQKEFAVFLLYGGNDARPPNLRSQAEGSFIPRNNLEEAILLLLILLRKIALKRITWDPSIIHHLTFALAVSGSLRSLASHIEELLPGLLDRSSHCFVLALCYFGEGDVLVALNLLKRMLKSRESSNCIQALLAASRICGDKSDHADEGVQFARKALTNMNGECEALAGVANCLLGTALSTQARVAVSDVERTTKQCEALEALEVANRLAHGKDSNIIFSLCLENAEQRKLDVALSQAKQLLKMEAGSNVEIWLLLARTLSAQKRFFESETILNAALDETGKWDQGRLLRTKAKVQIAQGQFRNAIETYTHLLALLQVRSKSMGMGKKMFKGVGDVRLLEIETWHDLAHVYTKMSQWKDAEACLAKSLAINAFSASRWHATGLLYEAKGQLEDALTAFLNALEIDPGHVPSLICAASVLRQQGSRSLATARSFLSEALRLDRTNHLAWYNLGMLHKCEGGSASEASDCFQAAVLLEETAPVENFG; encoded by the exons ATGAAAGATAAGGTTGGTTTAAAGTTGAAGAAGATAATGCAGTGTCTATGTTCGGGTGAGCAGCTGAAAATAGATGACATGGCCCAGTCGCCTGAATCCCTCGCAACGAGGGATTACTCCGTGAGTGGGTTCTCTTCGAGAACTGGGGAGGGTGAGCCACCAAAGCCAGACAGAGGCAACATTGAGGAAGCTGAATCATCTCTTCGTGAAGGCCTTTGCTTGAACTATGAG GAGGCCAGGGCATTGTTGGGACGACTTGAATATCAAAGGGGAAATATAGATGCTGCACTTCATGTATTTGAGGGGATAGATGTTGCTGCAGTGATGCCCAAGATCAAACTCTCAATCGCAAGAAAATTTGAACGTCGCAAACGCCGTTCTCACAATGATATTGCTCCACCTATGACAATGCATGCTGTCAGCTTGCTTTTGGAGGCCATCTTCCTGAAAGCAAAGGCACTGCAGGATCTGGGAAGGTTTAAGG AAGCTGCTCAATCATGTAAAGTTGTACTGGACACCATCGAGTCAGCCTTGCCTGAAGGCTTGCCTGAAAGCTTTGGCGCTGACATTAAATTACAGGAAACGTTAAACAAGGCTGTTGAAATGCTTCCTGAGTTATGGAAGCAAGCCAGTTATCTCCATGAAGCAATTGCATCCTACAGGCGAGCCCTACTTGTGCACTGGAACCTTGACCCTGAAACCTGTGCAAGAATTCAGAAAGAATTTGCTGTTTTCCTTCTTTATGGTGGTAACGATGCAAGGCCACCTAACCTTCGTTCTCAAGCTGAGGGTTCGTTCATACCTCGGAACAATTTAGAGGAAGCAATCTTACTGTTGCTCATTCTACTGAGAAAAATTGCTTTGAAGAGAATTACATGGGACCCATCGATTATCCACCATCTTACATTTGCATTGGCTGTTTCTGGAAGCCTAAGATCGCTGGCCAGTCATATTGAGGAACTGCTTCCAGGGCTCTTAGACCGATCTTCGCACTGTTTTGTTCTTGCCCTCTGTTACTTTGGTGAAGGTGATGTTTTGGTTGCTTTGAACCTATTGAAAAGAATGCTGAAGAGCAGAGAATCTTCAAATTGTATTCAAGCTTTATTAGCTGCTTCAAGAATTTGTGGTGATAAGAGTGATCATGCAGACGAAGGGGTGCAATTTGCACGAAAAGCACTGACTAACATGAATGGAGAGTGTGAGGCATTGGCTGGTGTTGCAAATTGCTTACTTGGAACTGCTCTTTCAACTCAGGCTAGGGTTGCTGTTTCTGATGTTGAGAGAACCACAAAGCAGTGTGAGGCACTTGAGGCCCTAGAAGTAGCTAATAGATTGGCCCACGGGAAAGattcaaatattattttctctctctgccTTGAAAATGCTGAGCAACGGAAATTGGATGTAGCACTTAGCCAGGCAAAGCAGCTGTTGAAAATGGAAGCAGGATCTAATGTCGAAATTTGGCTGCTTTTAGCTAGAACATTGTCAGCTCAGAAAAGATTTTTTGAATCTGAGACCATCTTGAATGCGGCATTAGATGAGACTGGGAAGTGGGACCAAGGCAGATTATTACGAACAAAAGCAAAGGTCCAGATTGCTCAGGGTCAATTCAGGAATGCAATTGAAACATATACCcatcttcttgctcttcttcaAGTTAGAAGCAAAAGCATGGGGATGgggaaaaagatgtttaag GGTGTGGGTGATGTTCGTTTGCTAGAGATAGAAACATGGCATGATTTAGCTCATGTATACACGAAGATGTCACAGTGGAAAGATGCTGAGGCTTGTCTAGCAAAGTCATTAGCAATTAATGCCTTTTCTGCTTCGAGGTGGCATGCAACAg GACTGCTTTATGAGGCAAAGGGCCAGCTTGAGGATGCACTGACAGCCTTCCTCAATGCACTCGAGATTGACCCCGGCCATGTTCCCAGTTTGATCTGTGCAGCATCTGTTCTCAGGCAACAGGGGAGCCGGTCACTGGCAACTGCTCGAAGCTTTCTATCAGAGGCACTCAGATTGGACAGGACAAACCATTTGGCATGGTACAATCTAGGTATGCTTCACAAATGTGAGGGTGGTTCAGCATCAGAAGCCTCCGATTGCTTTCAAGCTGCTGTGCTTCTTGAAGAGACCGCGCCAGTTGAGAACTTCGGATGA